One stretch of Papaver somniferum cultivar HN1 unplaced genomic scaffold, ASM357369v1 unplaced-scaffold_154, whole genome shotgun sequence DNA includes these proteins:
- the LOC113336767 gene encoding uncharacterized protein LOC113336767 — MATTTASSSTTTTATSTIQTPDQIIPNDLSESSEPLSFPTVDAEEKPSEPENRQNHPNKDERTVPSQGASRNPQINVNVQLGSTGAAGDGGAVYSPSVYAPQAQSFYYGGYDNSAGEWGDYRHYVGLESLDVGSTGVFNDNPSLMFHAGYGYNPQMPYGPYSPVTTPLPSVRGDGQLYSPQQFPYSGQPYYQQPIPPSMPYITATTPVSQGDLAIPLGMDQQGDGMYYGRRAGGQPQFGSYGRGGSGFAGNSGNSGFYDSRQAYDGFGSGGLWSDWSKSPDAQRSYNPLLSPAASPQSISTFGSLGRNAGMASQQQRAAYGYGYGSGSTSYTRSYQNNGIYSRSGFRSPSISSLGTSESWLAIEKAKRRGRDSVSACGCDTTAPDILSEQNRGPRASKPKSQITTEHASSVDGGSKTGSSASGARKELYNQPDFVTNYEDAKFFIIKSYSEDNVHKSIKYGIWASTPNGNRKLDGAYHEAKKKQNGSCPVFLFFSVNASAQFCGVAEMVGPVDFDKSVSYWQQDKWSGQFPVKWHIIKDVPNSQFRHIILENNDSKPVTNSRDTQEVKLEQGLEMLSILKNYETDLSILDDFDFYEERQKAMQERKAKQQQQQQQGGSSLNNQTHPVVGGNEHRSAVITSEYLKQLPKSFAQVVRLEESTNNHKEEHQLTTEKSSAGSIATSEAIGNRFQPEDTTEQLKAGG; from the exons aacagcaacatcaaCCATACAGACACCAGATCAAATCATACCAAACG ACCTCTCAGAATCCTCAGAACCGTTGAGTTTTCCAACTGTAGATGCAGAAGAGAAACCATCTGAGCCAGAGAACAGACAG AATCATCCTAATAAAGATGAGAGGACCGTTCCTTCTCAGGGTGCCTCTAGGAATCCACAAATAAATGTCAATGTGCAATTGGGATCTACAGGGGCAGCTGGAGATGGTGGCGCTGTTTACTCTCCAAGTGTGTATGCGCCTCAAGCTCAATCATTTTATTATGGGG GTTATGATAATAGTGCTGGTGAATGGGGTGATTACCGTCATTATGTTGGTCTAGAAAGCCTAGATGTTGGATCTACT GGTGTCTTCAATGATAATCCGTCCCTCATGTTTCATGCTGGCTATGGGTACAATCCTCAGATGCCATATGGTCCATATTCACCCGTCACGACACCTCTACCTTCTGTAAGAGGGGATGGCCAACTCTATTCTCCACAACAGTTCCCGTATTCAGGTCAACCTTACTACCAACAACCAATTCCTCCAAGCATGCCATACATTACTGCAACAACACCGGTTTCACAAGGTGATCTGGCTATTCCACTTGGTATGGATCAACAAGGCGATGGCATGTATTATGGGAGAAGAGCTGGTGGTCAGCCTCAGTTTGGTTCTTATGGTAGAGGAGGCAGTGGCTTTGCTGGAAACTCTGGTAACTCTGGCTTTTACGATTCGAGGCAGGCTTATGATGGTTTTGGATCCGGTGGACTCTGGTCAGATTGGTCGAAATCCCCAGATGCACAGAGGTCTTATAATCCGTTGCTGTCTCCGGCAGCCTCGCCGCAATCTATCAGCACATTTGGATCACTGGGACGGAATGCTGGGATG GCATCTCAACAACAAAGAGCAGCATATGGCTATGGGTATGGATCAGGTTCAACCTCTTATACCAGAAGCTATCAAAATAATGGGATTTATTCAAGATCTGGTTTCAGAAGTCCCTCAATATCAAGTTTGGGAACAAGTGAGAGTTGGCTGGCTATTGAGAAGGCTAAAAGGCGAGGAAGAGATAGTGTATCTGCGTGCGGTTGTGACACCACTGCTCCTGACATTCTCAGTGAGCAAAACCGGGGGCCAAGAGCCTCAAAGCCAAAGAGCCAGATCACAACTGAACATGCttcttctgttgatggtggtagtAAGACTGGGTCGTCTGCTTCAGGGGCACGGAAAGAATTATATAATCAGCCTGACTTTGTCACCAACTATGAGGATGCCAAATTCTTTATAATCAAATCTTACAGCGAAGATAATGTCCACAAGAGTATAAAGTATGGAATCTGGGCAAGCACTCCCAATGGGAACAGGAAACTAGATGGTGCGTATCACGAAGCAAAGAAGAAGCAAAATGGATCCTGCCCAGTCTTTCTCTTCTTCTCG GTTAATGCTAGTGCACAGTTCTGTGGCGTGGCAGAAATGGTAGGACCTGTAGACTTCGATAAGAGTGTGTCTTATTGGCAGCAAGATAAGTGGAGCGGGCAGTTCCCTGTCAAGTGGCACATAATAAAGGATGTACCCAACAGTCAGTTTCGTCacattattcttgaaaacaatgatagTAAGCCTGTAACAAACAGCCGAGATACACAGGAG GTGAAATTGGAACAAGGTCTAGAGATGCTGAGTATTCTGAAGAATTATGAAACTGATTTGTCAATTCTTGATGATTTCGATTTTTATGAAGAGAGGCAGAAAGCAATGCAAGAGAGGAAGGcgaaacagcagcaacaacaacaacagggtGGAAGCAGCTTGAATAATCAGACTCATCCAGTGGTCGGAGGAAATGAGCATAGGAGTGCAGTAATAACCTCCGAGTATCTAAAGCAATTGCCCAAGAGCTTTGCTCAAGTTGTTCGATTGGAAGAGAGTACAAATAACCATAAAGAAGAACACCAGCTTACTACAGAAAAAAGTAGTGCTGGTTCCATTGCTACCTCTGAGGCCATTGGCAATCGATTTCAACCTGAAGACACCACAGAACAGTTAAAAGCCGGTGGTTGA